A portion of the Cololabis saira isolate AMF1-May2022 chromosome 17, fColSai1.1, whole genome shotgun sequence genome contains these proteins:
- the rgs7a gene encoding regulator of G-protein signaling 7a: protein MAQTNSSGQGTNGVADESPNMIVYRKMEEVIARMQDEKNGIPIRTVKSFLTKIPSVFSGSEIVQWMIKNLDIEDQVEALHLGTLMAAHGYFFPISDHVLTLKDDGTFYRFQTPYFWPSNCWEPENTDYAVYLCKRTMQNKARLELADYEAESLARLQRAFARKWEFIFMQAEAQAKVDKKRDKIERKILDSQERAFWDVHRPVPGCVNTTEVDIKKSSRMKNPHKTRKSVYGLQNDIRTHSPTHTPAPEAKQPTEEELQEQITFWQLQLDRHRLKMSKVAESLLAYTEQYVEYDPFLTPPDPSNPWISDDTTLWELEASKEPGQQRVKRWAFGIDEVLKDPVGREQFLKFLESEFSSENLRFWLAVQEVKKRPIREVPTRVQEIWQEFLAPGAPSAINVDSKSYAKTTQNVKDPGRYAFEDAQEHIYKLMKSDSYSRFIRSSAYQELLQAKKKKSKNLF from the exons ATGGAGGAAGTAATAGCACGCATGCAGGATGAGAAAAATGGTATCCCCATCCGAACGGTGAAAAGTTTTCTAACCAAGATCCCCAGTGTTTTTTCAG gttCTGAGATTGTACAGTGGATGATCAAGAATTTGGACATCGAAGATCAAG TGGAGGCGCTTCACCTGGGAACACTGATGGCTGCACATGGTTACTTCTTCCCCATCTCTGACCATGTCCTCACGCTCAAAGACGATGGCACTTTCTATAGGTTTCAG ACTCCATACTTTTGGCCATCAAACTGCTGGGAACCTGAAAATACAGACTATG CTGTTTACCTCTGCAAAAGAACAATGCAAAATAAAGCACGTCTGGAGCTTGCAGATTATGAGGCG GAGAGCTTAGCAAGGCTACAGAGAGCTTTCGCCAGGAAATGGGAATTCATTTTTATGCAAGCAGAAGCACAAGCAAA agTGGACAAGAAAAGAGACAAAATTGAGAGGAAAATTCTCGACAGTCAGGAAAGAGCATTCTGGGATGTGCACAGACCAGTG CCTGGATGTGTGAATACGACAGAAGTTGACATAAAGAAGTCCTCCAGAATGAAAAATCCCCACAAAACCAGAAAG TCTGTGTATGGGCTGCAGAATGACATCCGCACCCACAGCCCAACCCATACCCCCGCTCCAGAGGCCAAGCAGCCTACAGAAGAAGAACTGCAGGAACAG ATCACCTTTTGGCAATTACAATTAGACAGGCATCGACTGAAAATGTCCAAAGTGGCAGAGAG TTTACTGGCTTACACGGAGCAGTATGTTGAATACGACCCCTTCCTCACGCCTCCAGACCCATCCAACCCTTGGATCTCAGATGACACTACTCTCTGGGAGCTTGAAGCCAG TAAGGAGCCGGGCCAGCAGAGGGTAAAGAGGTGGGCTTTTGGCATCGATGAGGTTCTCAAAGATCCTGTGGGGAGAGAGCAATTCCTCAAGTTCCTTGAGTCTGAGTTCAGCTCTGAGAATCTGAG GTTCTGGCTAGCAGTCCAGGAAGTAAAGAAGCGTCCCATCAGAGAAGTTCCCACTCGGGTTCAGGAAATCTGGCAGGAGTTTCTGGCCCCTGGGGCCCCCAGTGCCATCAATGTGGACTCCAAGAGTTATGCCAAAACCACTCAAAATGTCAAAGACCCTGGACGGTACGCCTTTGAGGATGCACAG gaacACATCTACAAATTGATGAAGAGTGATTCTTACAGCCGTTTCATCCGTTCCAGTGCCTACCAGGAGTTATTACAGGCCAAGAAGAAG AAAAGTAAGAATTTGTTCTGA
- the grem2a gene encoding gremlin-2 isoform X1 — MRHTQDDVKLRKSITFYSFIGERRARTDLRILQITVCCHGNRNLEADARTTEGGQSPLTTSSAHYYPAAHGGERMLWRITIPIILAGVLCMTTETKKTRPQGSIPSPYKTKGNLSAERHHRLLQQKPEVLSSSREALVVTERRYLRRDWCKTQPLRQTISEEGCRSRTVVNRFCYGQCNSFYIPRHMGPGSSRRQKRGHASGSGRKSHNKAQEPFQSCSFCRPHRITQLTVQLDCPDLQPPFRHRKVQRVKQCRCMSVDVSSHGKL; from the exons ATGCGACACACTCAGGATGATGTAAAACTAAGAAAGTCCatcactttttacagttttattggGGAAAGAAGAGCAAGAACAGACCTAAGGATACTACAGATTACAGtatgttgccatggaaaccgGAACCTGGAAGCGGACGCAAGGACCACTGAAGGTGGACAATCTCCTTTGACTACATCCTCAGCACATTACTATCCTGCTGCGCACGGTGGTGAGAG GATGCTGTGGAGAATCACCATCCCAATCATTCTGGCTGGGGTCCTCTGCATGACCACAGAGACCAAAAAGACCCGCCCTCAGGGCTCCATCCCCTCCCCTTACAAGACCAAAGGCAACCTGTCAGCAGAACGCCACCACAGACTATTGCAGCAGAAGCCTGAGGTGCTGTCTTCTAGCCGAGAGGCCTTAGTCGTGACCGAGCGCCGCTACCTCCGCAGAGACTGGTGCAAGACCCAACCCCTGCGGCAGACGATCAGTGAAGAAGGCTGTCGCAGTCGCACTGTGGTCAATCGTTTTTGCTACGGCCAGTGCAACTCCTTCTACATCCCCCGCCACATGGGCCCCGGGTCGAGTCGGCGACAGAAACGAGGCCACGCTTCAGGTTCGGGAAGAAAAAGCCACAACAAGGCCCAGGAGCCCTTTCAATCCTGCTCCTTCTGCAGGCCACACCGCATCACACAGCTCACAGTACAGCTAGACTGCCCAGATCTGCAGCCCCCTTTCAGACACCGCAAGGTGCAGAGGGTCAAACAGTGTCGCTGCATGTCCGTGGACGTGAGCAGTCATGGGAAGCTGTGA
- the grem2a gene encoding gremlin-2 isoform X2, translating to MLWRITIPIILAGVLCMTTETKKTRPQGSIPSPYKTKGNLSAERHHRLLQQKPEVLSSSREALVVTERRYLRRDWCKTQPLRQTISEEGCRSRTVVNRFCYGQCNSFYIPRHMGPGSSRRQKRGHASGSGRKSHNKAQEPFQSCSFCRPHRITQLTVQLDCPDLQPPFRHRKVQRVKQCRCMSVDVSSHGKL from the coding sequence ATGCTGTGGAGAATCACCATCCCAATCATTCTGGCTGGGGTCCTCTGCATGACCACAGAGACCAAAAAGACCCGCCCTCAGGGCTCCATCCCCTCCCCTTACAAGACCAAAGGCAACCTGTCAGCAGAACGCCACCACAGACTATTGCAGCAGAAGCCTGAGGTGCTGTCTTCTAGCCGAGAGGCCTTAGTCGTGACCGAGCGCCGCTACCTCCGCAGAGACTGGTGCAAGACCCAACCCCTGCGGCAGACGATCAGTGAAGAAGGCTGTCGCAGTCGCACTGTGGTCAATCGTTTTTGCTACGGCCAGTGCAACTCCTTCTACATCCCCCGCCACATGGGCCCCGGGTCGAGTCGGCGACAGAAACGAGGCCACGCTTCAGGTTCGGGAAGAAAAAGCCACAACAAGGCCCAGGAGCCCTTTCAATCCTGCTCCTTCTGCAGGCCACACCGCATCACACAGCTCACAGTACAGCTAGACTGCCCAGATCTGCAGCCCCCTTTCAGACACCGCAAGGTGCAGAGGGTCAAACAGTGTCGCTGCATGTCCGTGGACGTGAGCAGTCATGGGAAGCTGTGA